The Parus major isolate Abel chromosome Z, Parus_major1.1, whole genome shotgun sequence genome has a window encoding:
- the TMEM174 gene encoding transmembrane protein 174, which produces MLCQVLYKPLSLEREDTLYSVMEQNNNNVEDFSLNVFSVTPCQPNRSDALVSDGDKAGTTLLFSGVFLGLVGITFTVMGWIKYDGITHLEWTQLLGPILLSVGVTFILIAVCKFNMLTCKPCKEGEENTSELDQTASGQSFVFTGINQPITFHGATVVQYIPPPYPSQEGAAVSPGYLHPVLSCCSAGPPSPSPVLTVGSPHCCPAYTLDNLAFTGDESYTTYPAENSRNQRSEDSTDEPAGRLEDFACNNLSPPRYEEIYPLSS; this is translated from the exons ATGCTCTGCCAAGTCCTTTACAAGCCCCTTTCTCTTGAGAGAGAAGACACATTATACTCAGTAATGgagcaaaacaacaacaatgTAGAAGATTTCTCCTTGAATGTCTTTTCTGTCACTCCTTGTCAGCCAAACAGATCTGATGCCCTGGTGTCAGATGGGGATAAAGCTGGCACCACTCTTCTCTTTTCAGGTGTGTTTCTGGGACTCGTGGGGATCACTTTCACTGTGATGGGATGGATAAAATATGATGGCATTACTCACCTAGAGTGGACTCAGTTACTAGGGCCTATTCTCCTGTCTGTTGGAGTGACTTTTATTCTGATTGCTGTTTGTAAATTTAACATGCTTACGTGCAAGCCCTGTaaagaaggagaggaaaatacatCGGAACTTGACCAGACCGCAAGTGGACAGTCCTTTGTCTTCACTGGGATTAACCAGCCTATAACTTTCCATGGTGCCACAGTGGTACAGTACATCCCCCCACCCTACCCGTCCCAGGAAGGCGCTGCTGTGAGTCCTGGCTACCTTCACccagtgctcagctgctgcagtgctggtccccccagcccctcgcCAGTTCTCACCGTGGGTTCTCctcactgctgccctgcctACACCCTGGATAACCTGGCTTTTACTGGAGATGAGAGCTACACTACTTATCCTGCAGAGAATTCCAGGAATCAGAG GTCAGAAGACAGTACTGATGAACCAGCAGGACGGCTGGAAGACTTTGCCTGTAATAACTTGTCACCTCCACGTTATGAGGAAATATACCCTTTGTCTTCATAA
- the TMEM171 gene encoding transmembrane protein 171 isoform X1 codes for MYPVAVPAPGGEGSNGQHGKLIFFLFVFGAVLLCAGFLLSVFILQSCPSGSFSDCNEVLKAAGPVLAVTGLVCVLLARSRARMYIRQRQLQNEQVYSLVFCRGNCQFAQFLIFGFLFLTSGMLISILGIWVPGCSPGWHTIQLNHTGTSDMDLQGCGFLSLQIMGPLIVLTGLCFFVIAHVKKKQNLNLNQESCESEEHPQSPESFQVTVGDAVMLFPPPPPPYFADPMSPTVTHCLMSSVLPTSENPPPYHSIFSDGAQLADDERTVAVRDYESIYTISGSNSPSDILPMLYLSSESPPKYEEKASITNNEYLLSSSSSFSSISLATSDTSS; via the exons ATGTATCCAGTGGCTGTTCCTGCACCAGGAGGTGAAGGAAGTAATGGACAGCATGggaaacttatttttttcctttttgtttttggaGCTGTGTTGCTGTGTGCTGGATTCCTTCTTTCAGTCTTTATTCTCCAGTCATGTCCATCTGGAAGCTTCAGTGACTGTAACGAGGTCCTTAAGGCTGCTGGGCCAGTGTTGGCTGTAACTGGACTGGTTTGTGTTTTACTGGCACGATCAAGGGCCAGGATGTATATAAGACAAAGACAATTGCAAAATGAGCAGGTGTACAGCCTTGTGTTTTGTCGTGGGAACTGCCAGTTTGCCCAGTTTCTCATATTTGGATTCCTGTTTTTAACTAGTGGAATGTTAATTAGCATCCTGGGCATTTGGGTTCCTGGttgcagccctggctggcaTACGATACAGCTCAACCACACTGGCACTTCTGACATGGACCTCCAGGGCTGTGGATTCCTGTCACTTCAAATCATGGGACCTTTGATAGTGCTCACTGGGTTGTGTTTCTTCGTGATAGCTCAtgttaaaaagaagcaaaacttaAATCTCAACCAAGAATCCTGTGAAAGTGAAGAACATCCTCAGAGCCCTGAATCTTTTCAGGTTACAGTAG GTGATGCTGTGATGTTATTCCCACCCCCACCACCTCCATATTTTGCTGACCCTATGTCACCAACTGTGACACATTGTCTTATGTCAAGTGTTTTACCTACAAGTGAAAATCCTCCACCATACCACTCTATCTTCAGTGATGG AGCGCAGCTTGCTGATGATGAAAGAACAGTTGCTGTTAGAGACTATGAATCCATATATACAATTTCTGGAAGCAACTCGCCTTCAGATATTTTACCAATGCTATATCTTTCTTCTGAATCACCAccaaaatatgaagaaaaagcatcaataacaaataatgaatatttgctatcttcttcctcatctttttCATCTATTTCATTAGCCACATCTGACACCAGCTCATAA
- the TMEM171 gene encoding transmembrane protein 171 isoform X2 has product MYPVAVPAPGGEGSNGQHGKLIFFLFVFGAVLLCAGFLLSVFILQSCPSGSFSDCNEVLKAAGPVLAVTGLVCVLLARSRARMYIRQRQLQNEQVYSLVFCRGNCQFAQFLIFGFLFLTSGMLISILGIWVPGCSPGWHTIQLNHTGTSDMDLQGCGFLSLQIMGPLIVLTGLCFFVIAHVKKKQNLNLNQESCESEEHPQSPESFQVTVGDAVMLFPPPPPPYFADPMSPTVTHCLMSSVLPTSENPPPYHSIFSDGQKYNLFGNSWKHHHCHC; this is encoded by the exons ATGTATCCAGTGGCTGTTCCTGCACCAGGAGGTGAAGGAAGTAATGGACAGCATGggaaacttatttttttcctttttgtttttggaGCTGTGTTGCTGTGTGCTGGATTCCTTCTTTCAGTCTTTATTCTCCAGTCATGTCCATCTGGAAGCTTCAGTGACTGTAACGAGGTCCTTAAGGCTGCTGGGCCAGTGTTGGCTGTAACTGGACTGGTTTGTGTTTTACTGGCACGATCAAGGGCCAGGATGTATATAAGACAAAGACAATTGCAAAATGAGCAGGTGTACAGCCTTGTGTTTTGTCGTGGGAACTGCCAGTTTGCCCAGTTTCTCATATTTGGATTCCTGTTTTTAACTAGTGGAATGTTAATTAGCATCCTGGGCATTTGGGTTCCTGGttgcagccctggctggcaTACGATACAGCTCAACCACACTGGCACTTCTGACATGGACCTCCAGGGCTGTGGATTCCTGTCACTTCAAATCATGGGACCTTTGATAGTGCTCACTGGGTTGTGTTTCTTCGTGATAGCTCAtgttaaaaagaagcaaaacttaAATCTCAACCAAGAATCCTGTGAAAGTGAAGAACATCCTCAGAGCCCTGAATCTTTTCAGGTTACAGTAG GTGATGCTGTGATGTTATTCCCACCCCCACCACCTCCATATTTTGCTGACCCTATGTCACCAACTGTGACACATTGTCTTATGTCAAGTGTTTTACCTACAAGTGAAAATCCTCCACCATACCACTCTATCTTCAGTGATGG ACAGAAATATAACCTGTTTGGTAACAGTTGGAAGCACCATCACTGCCATTGTTGA